One region of Miscanthus floridulus cultivar M001 chromosome 19, ASM1932011v1, whole genome shotgun sequence genomic DNA includes:
- the LOC136528217 gene encoding red chlorophyll catabolite reductase-like: MLRLEQYLRLLPATTHATAPALISASSSLSCTLPNLSAPRLAHSRPPPPRGKTSSAVRASAGPDATVKRAPEMAQREVARAVADQAVARLGARLLPSAVPADVAEFRNGTGNAVGSLDVHRGSPGSSIDFMLQSSIHCKVPNGAIDITSILIFLNALTDAPHFLLELIQGSSTSIVVILDLLPRKDLVFHPDYLQKYYEETQMDEQRGKIEELPQTRPYRSPSLFVRSACSPTAIMVSIDCGQGGEKALEEIMHGQLATVIQEVLQIWLDNCVDSTTEMDEVERDCLLKRDRIVRSKSIEVDLTANLPRMFGPDVSSRVITEIRKAFGVQEP, encoded by the exons ATGCTCCGGCTGGAGCAATATCTCCGGTTGCTGCCGGCGACCACCCACGCCACAGCGCCCGCGTTGATCTCGGCTTCCTCTTCCCTCTCCTGTACTCTCCCGAACCTCAGCGCCCCCCGGCTTGCCCACTCGCGTCCTCCCCCGCCCAGAGGCAAAACGTCGAGCGCCGTGCGCGCCTCGGCGGGGCCGGACGCTACGGTGAAACGCGCGCCCGAGATGGCCCAGCGGGAGGTGGCGCGGGCGGTCGCGGATCAGGCGGTTGCGCGTTTGGGCGCGCGGCTGCTGCCGTCCGCCGTGCCTGCCGACGTCGCCGAGTTCCGCAACGGCACCGGGAACGCCGTCGGCTCGCTCGACGTGCACCGGGGCTCGCCTGGCTCGTCG ATTGATTTCATGCTGCAGTCCTCGATTCACTGTAAAGTTCCAAATGGTGCCATTGACATCACCTCAATTCTTATTTTCCTGAATGCCTTGACAGACGCACCACATTTCCTATTGGAGCTTATACAAGGCAGCTCAACTTCAATCGTGGTGATTCTGGACCTGCTTCCCCGGAAAGACCTCGTGTTCCACCCAGATTACTTGCAGAAGTACTACGAAGAAACTCAAATGGATGAGCAGCGTGGAAAGATCGAAGAGCTACCGCAGACTCGTCCATACAGATCTCCATCGCTCTTTGTGCGCAGCGCATGCTCACCTACAGCAATAATGGTCAGCATTGACTGTGGACAAGGAGGTGAGAAAGCCTTGGAAGAGATAATGCATGGACAATTAGCAACAGTCATTCAGGAGGTTCTTCAGATTTGGCTTGACAACTGTGTTGATTCCACCACAGAAATGGATGAGGTGGAGAGGGACTGTTTGCTCAAGAGGGACCGGATTGTAAGATCGAAATCGATTGAGGTTGATCTGACTGCAAATCTTCCGAGGATGTTTGGTCCGGATGTGTCCAGTCGGGTCATAACTGAAATCCGGAAGGCCTTTGGTGTACAAGAGCCCTAA